One Chryseobacterium indoltheticum DNA segment encodes these proteins:
- a CDS encoding septal ring lytic transglycosylase RlpA family protein yields MMKRFILVIIMMISTLGIYSFTNNTVDAKKTSYASYYHDKFNGRKTASGEVFDNSKLTAAHRTLPFGTEVKVTNLNNGKEVIVTINDRGPFHSSRALDMSRAAFDEIGNTDRGTIPVEYEIVD; encoded by the coding sequence AGATTCATTCTCGTAATCATAATGATGATTTCAACACTAGGTATTTATTCATTTACGAATAATACTGTAGATGCGAAGAAAACAAGTTATGCATCGTACTACCACGATAAATTTAACGGTAGAAAAACAGCAAGCGGTGAGGTTTTTGATAATTCAAAACTTACTGCAGCGCACAGAACGCTTCCTTTTGGAACCGAAGTTAAGGTTACCAATCTGAACAATGGAAAAGAGGTGATTGTAACGATTAATGATAGAGGGCCTTTCCATTCATCAAGAGCTTTAGATATGTCTAGAGCAGCGTTCGATGAAATCGGAAATACCGATCGCGGTACCATTCCGGTGGAATATGAAATTGTCGATTAA